The following proteins come from a genomic window of Spongiibacter tropicus DSM 19543:
- a CDS encoding DUF2157 domain-containing protein, protein MDNHKPWLRAEIAQWLREGLINDEQANRLYERYPDTAVSRVERPRARSIFASLGAIMLGLGVILLIAYNWEAMHRYSKLGMIFGGFVLSHLAAAALRSQPRLSQALHLLGTMIFGAAVWLIAQIYHVDRHYPDAFMFWAFAALLMAWLLPSVGQALLAVVLITCWTLAEAGDFERLHLQGSVLLLVGVLPLAHILRSQALLRMVLLALPLCFLPSAWRVDEDAALFYGLLLGAIYLSAERLAPRLPWTQSVTPLYQSGMALWWATLLLLSFSKLAEVVALPSALAAQPLAQAFTATMVLLLFAAAGVTLFDQRLRPRSLQQWLEYLLLWLPLLAILYSRISSPIPGVLEAVANLALLAYALLFIYRGSEEIRPGSLAAGSILLAVLTLLRFNDLFHSLLARASVFLLLGVLLLLAGLRYSRQQERRKLEKPHAR, encoded by the coding sequence ATGGATAACCACAAGCCCTGGCTGCGTGCCGAAATTGCCCAGTGGCTGCGCGAAGGATTGATCAATGACGAGCAGGCTAACCGCCTGTACGAGCGCTACCCGGATACGGCGGTATCGCGCGTAGAGCGACCGCGGGCGCGCAGCATTTTTGCGTCGCTGGGCGCCATTATGCTGGGGCTGGGGGTAATTCTGCTGATTGCCTACAACTGGGAGGCCATGCACCGCTACAGCAAACTGGGCATGATTTTCGGTGGTTTTGTGCTCAGCCATCTGGCCGCCGCCGCCCTGCGCAGCCAACCGCGTTTGAGTCAGGCCCTGCACCTGCTGGGTACGATGATATTCGGTGCCGCCGTTTGGTTGATTGCACAGATCTATCATGTCGATCGCCACTATCCTGACGCGTTTATGTTCTGGGCCTTTGCGGCGCTGCTGATGGCGTGGCTGCTGCCCTCGGTGGGGCAGGCTCTGCTGGCGGTTGTGCTGATCACTTGCTGGACGCTGGCCGAGGCGGGCGATTTCGAACGTTTGCATCTGCAGGGCAGTGTTCTGCTGTTGGTGGGCGTGCTTCCCCTGGCGCATATCCTTCGCTCTCAGGCACTGTTGAGGATGGTGTTGCTGGCACTGCCCCTGTGTTTTTTGCCCAGCGCCTGGCGTGTGGATGAAGACGCAGCGTTATTCTACGGCCTGTTGCTGGGCGCGATTTACCTAAGTGCCGAACGTCTGGCCCCCCGACTGCCGTGGACCCAGAGTGTCACCCCGCTTTACCAAAGCGGTATGGCACTTTGGTGGGCGACCCTGTTGCTGCTGAGCTTCAGTAAACTGGCGGAGGTGGTTGCACTGCCCTCGGCGTTGGCGGCACAGCCGCTGGCGCAGGCCTTCACGGCGACCATGGTGCTGTTGCTGTTTGCCGCAGCGGGCGTGACTCTGTTCGATCAGCGACTGCGGCCCCGCAGCCTGCAGCAGTGGCTGGAGTATCTGCTGCTGTGGTTGCCGCTGTTAGCGATTTTGTACAGTCGCATCAGCTCGCCAATCCCCGGCGTGTTAGAGGCCGTGGCCAATCTCGCGTTGCTGGCCTACGCGCTCTTGTTCATTTACCGGGGGAGTGAGGAAATTCGTCCCGGCAGTCTTGCGGCGGGTAGCATCTTGCTGGCCGTGCTGACCTTGCTGCGCTTCAACGACCTGTTCCACAGCTTGTTAGCCCGGGCTTCGGTCTTCTTGCTGCTGGGTGTGCTGCTTTTGCTGGCCGGGCTGCGCTACAGCCGCCAGCAGGAACGTCGTAAATTGGAGAAGCCCCATGCGCGCTAA
- a CDS encoding cation:proton antiporter family protein — MIEPLLLALAFLAGLIFRRMDMPPLLGFLLAGFMAGALELGDRDVINQLADIGVVLLLFTIGLKLKIRELLAPQIWATASLHALLVVPLTTLVLLSLHFLLPKYTALPTETAWVLAFALSFSSTVFAVKIFEQRGEGAALHAQIAIGILIVQDIMAVAFLLFSSGDWPSPWALMLVALPLLRRPLLKLLDMAGHGELLVLYGLAMALASAWLFEALHLKAGLGALVFGVLLANSDKSVELYKGLLTLKDIFLTAFFLSIGYYGLPDAGMLALALLLAILVLLRPIIYFGLLMLFRLRARTGLLAGLSLSNYSEFGLIVAALAVKEGLLPEQWLTILAVSMAMSLFISAPLNKLAHQFYGRHGARLQGFERQQLLAAEQGVDLGDAEIVIFGMGRIGGGAYEYLSQHYPGRIMGIEESAEKAAQLQREGMRCVAGDASDRDFLERAELSRRRLLLVCLSNHSENVRVVSMLQSLGYRGDIAVISRFADQQRELRDMGCISFNLYAEAGHGFAERVLDALDDTPEGANAVA; from the coding sequence ATGATCGAGCCCCTGTTACTTGCCCTGGCATTTCTCGCTGGCCTGATCTTCCGGCGCATGGATATGCCTCCGCTATTGGGCTTTCTGCTTGCCGGTTTTATGGCCGGTGCGCTGGAACTGGGTGACAGAGATGTGATCAACCAGTTGGCGGATATCGGCGTGGTTCTGCTGCTGTTTACGATCGGCCTCAAACTTAAGATACGTGAATTGCTCGCGCCGCAGATTTGGGCGACCGCATCGCTGCATGCGCTGTTAGTGGTGCCTCTCACCACGCTGGTGCTGCTCAGCCTGCATTTTCTGCTGCCCAAATACACGGCATTGCCAACCGAAACGGCCTGGGTGCTGGCGTTTGCCCTGTCCTTTTCCAGCACGGTCTTCGCGGTCAAAATTTTTGAACAGCGCGGCGAGGGCGCGGCACTGCACGCGCAGATAGCCATCGGCATTCTTATTGTGCAGGACATCATGGCGGTGGCTTTTCTGCTGTTCTCCTCCGGTGACTGGCCCAGTCCCTGGGCACTGATGCTGGTGGCGCTGCCACTGCTGCGCCGGCCGCTGCTGAAACTGCTGGATATGGCGGGGCACGGCGAACTGCTGGTGCTCTATGGGCTTGCTATGGCACTGGCCAGTGCCTGGCTGTTTGAGGCGCTGCACCTCAAGGCGGGATTGGGCGCATTGGTGTTTGGCGTGTTGCTGGCGAACAGTGACAAGAGCGTGGAGCTGTACAAGGGGCTGCTCACCCTGAAAGATATCTTTCTCACTGCATTTTTCCTCAGCATTGGTTATTACGGTCTGCCGGACGCCGGCATGCTGGCACTGGCGCTGCTGCTGGCGATCTTGGTGCTGCTGCGGCCGATTATCTATTTTGGGCTGCTCATGCTGTTTCGGCTGCGTGCCCGGACGGGCTTATTGGCGGGCCTGTCGCTGAGTAACTACAGCGAGTTTGGTCTGATCGTCGCTGCGCTGGCGGTGAAAGAGGGGTTGTTGCCGGAGCAATGGTTGACGATTCTGGCGGTGTCGATGGCGATGTCGCTGTTTATATCGGCGCCGCTTAACAAGCTGGCACATCAGTTTTACGGGCGTCACGGCGCACGCTTGCAGGGTTTCGAGCGTCAGCAGCTGCTGGCCGCGGAGCAGGGCGTTGATCTGGGCGATGCCGAGATTGTGATTTTCGGTATGGGTCGCATTGGCGGTGGTGCCTATGAATACCTGAGCCAGCACTATCCTGGCCGCATTATGGGGATTGAAGAAAGTGCCGAGAAGGCGGCGCAGTTGCAGCGCGAAGGTATGCGCTGTGTAGCGGGCGATGCCAGTGACCGGGATTTTCTCGAGCGCGCTGAATTATCTCGCCGTCGCTTGCTGCTGGTCTGCCTGAGTAACCACAGCGAAAATGTGCGGGTGGTGAGTATGCTACAGTCGCTGGGCTATCGCGGCGACATCGCTGTTATTTCCCGCTTTGCTGACCAGCAGCGAGAGTTGCGTGACATGGGGTGTATCAGCTTCAATCTGTATGCGGAAGCCGGTCACGGCTTTGCGGAGCGTGTGCTCGACGCATTGGACGACACGCCCGAAGGCGCGAATGCGGTGGCCTGA
- a CDS encoding ATP-binding cassette domain-containing protein has protein sequence MSESLVQLDNIRFAYRLDPILDDFDWQWPPHKHIAVLGGNGCGKTTLAKLITDQLRPNRGERHYADGIAPGDIAHISFDQHRELMEHDRRFDDSENRADAFDIGTRVRDAILQGHPASAGFDALCERLGIAHILDRGIRFISTGESRKTLLARALYSSPKALIIDNPLEGLDAKAQREMRRLLDELVASPTPVLLLTKSAADIPDGIDDVQIMENGRISDHCSVQQARERFAPRAHFSKPLPVQPGIDWPADQPLFALENVEVSFRGTPVLRDINWRLMPDQHCWISGPNGAGKSTLLGLLCGENDKAYGQHVELFGRRRGSGESIWEIKSWFGLLNTSMQLNSLKRVKAMDVIASGFFDSVGLYEDPSPAQQQLVLQWLDALELLPLREQRFERLSFGQQRMILLARAMVKSPRVLILDEPCIGLDEEQKARLLGAVDQIAAQGQTRMLFVSHREDEVPDCINQQLRLVPADGGGYTAEVVNAPRR, from the coding sequence ATGTCTGAATCCCTCGTCCAGCTCGACAATATCCGTTTTGCCTATCGGCTCGACCCCATTCTCGACGACTTTGATTGGCAGTGGCCGCCGCACAAGCACATTGCCGTACTCGGCGGAAACGGCTGCGGCAAAACCACCCTCGCAAAACTGATTACCGACCAACTGCGTCCCAATCGCGGCGAGCGCCACTATGCCGACGGCATTGCACCGGGCGATATTGCGCACATCTCCTTCGATCAGCACCGGGAACTGATGGAGCACGACCGCCGTTTTGATGACAGCGAAAACCGCGCAGATGCCTTTGATATCGGCACTCGGGTACGCGATGCCATCCTGCAGGGACATCCCGCCTCGGCGGGGTTTGACGCGCTGTGCGAACGTCTGGGCATCGCGCATATTCTCGATCGCGGCATCCGCTTTATCTCCACCGGCGAAAGCCGCAAAACACTGCTGGCCCGCGCCCTGTATTCATCGCCCAAGGCCCTGATCATCGACAATCCGCTGGAAGGGCTGGACGCCAAGGCCCAGCGCGAAATGCGCCGCTTGCTGGATGAGCTGGTGGCCTCGCCCACACCCGTACTGCTGCTCACCAAGTCGGCAGCCGATATTCCCGACGGCATCGACGATGTACAGATCATGGAGAACGGCCGCATCAGCGATCACTGCAGCGTTCAGCAGGCCCGCGAACGCTTTGCCCCCCGCGCGCACTTCAGTAAGCCGCTGCCGGTTCAGCCGGGTATAGACTGGCCCGCAGATCAACCGCTGTTTGCACTGGAAAATGTTGAGGTCAGTTTTCGCGGCACGCCGGTGTTGCGCGATATCAACTGGCGACTGATGCCCGATCAGCATTGCTGGATCAGCGGTCCCAACGGCGCGGGCAAATCCACCTTACTCGGCTTGCTGTGCGGCGAAAATGACAAGGCTTACGGCCAGCATGTCGAACTGTTCGGTCGTCGTCGCGGCAGTGGCGAAAGCATCTGGGAGATCAAATCCTGGTTCGGCCTGCTCAACACCAGCATGCAGCTCAACAGTCTGAAGCGCGTAAAGGCGATGGATGTGATTGCCTCGGGCTTCTTCGATTCCGTGGGGCTTTACGAAGACCCGAGCCCCGCGCAACAGCAACTGGTGCTGCAATGGCTGGACGCCCTGGAGCTGCTGCCACTGCGGGAGCAGCGTTTTGAGCGCCTCTCATTCGGTCAGCAGCGCATGATTCTGCTGGCGCGGGCCATGGTGAAATCACCCCGGGTATTGATTCTCGACGAGCCCTGTATCGGCCTTGATGAAGAACAGAAGGCACGGCTGCTGGGCGCCGTGGATCAGATCGCCGCGCAGGGCCAGACCCGCATGCTGTTTGTCAGCCACCGTGAAGATGAGGTTCCCGACTGCATCAACCAGCAGTTGCGGCTGGTGCCGGCTGACGGCGGCGGCTACACCGCCGAGGTCGTCAACGCGCCGCGCCGATAA
- the mrcB gene encoding penicillin-binding protein 1B — translation MPKKKTSLRTRLRALRPRSWRGLLLKLTIAGLVPLLIFFAYCDAQVRDAFASDRYDQPAKVYARPLVLASGAVLTAYELEEELRNLGYRRLRMVSEPGSYRREGDTFTIYLRPFDFADGRRDARKVTVTMGATTVGVVRNELGERIAEEQLDPTVIGGVYPDRHEDRLMLSLEDAPEMLVETLLQVEDRGFYEHWGISPRSIARAMLVNIKAGRTVQGGSTLTQQLVKNTLLTNERSLWRKMKEAAMSLLTEVHYSKDEILEAYLNEVYLGQEGNRAIHGFGLAARHYFNRPLKELDLSQVAVLVGLVKGPSYYSPWRHPERAISRRNIVLGELAEEGWLTEEQLTLWKKEPLGLSKSSALAGVYPAYVDLVRRQLSRDYARQDLQKKGLRIFTPFDPTLQRRAEAATSKALKQLESRQKDLQVAMVVTAVNSGDVVAVIGGRQPRYAGFNRALDALRPIGSLAKPAVYLTALNEPNRYTLMTPLRDEPLSVPNADGSLWKPQNYGKKAHGRVPLHEALSHSYNLSTANLGLDVGLSKVMEMFKRLGVHRPLLEVPSMLLGAAALAPIEVAGMYQTIAADGRYTPLRTIYAVSDADGKPLARYPQKPRQVIDSAPVHLLQYAMLETMREGTGKTAYNVLPKDYRVAGKTGTSNDTRDSWFAGFAGDYLAVVWMGLDNNASTGLTGASGALRVWRQFMAEASTEQMPFMRQSNIEYVWVDSESGRLSQSWCDGARYMPFIKGSEPRDRGGCAPDGEKMFNWIKQLFD, via the coding sequence ATGCCCAAGAAAAAAACATCGCTTCGTACCCGTCTCCGCGCACTTCGTCCACGGAGTTGGCGGGGCTTACTGCTCAAGTTGACGATTGCCGGTCTGGTCCCCTTACTCATTTTCTTCGCCTACTGCGATGCGCAGGTACGCGATGCCTTCGCCTCTGACCGCTACGATCAACCCGCCAAGGTCTATGCGCGACCGCTGGTGCTGGCCTCGGGCGCGGTGCTCACGGCCTATGAACTGGAAGAAGAGCTGCGCAACCTCGGCTACCGTCGCCTGCGTATGGTCAGCGAGCCGGGCAGTTATCGCCGCGAAGGCGATACCTTTACGATCTATCTGCGGCCTTTCGATTTTGCTGATGGTCGCCGCGATGCGCGCAAGGTCACGGTGACGATGGGGGCAACCACTGTTGGCGTGGTGCGCAACGAGCTGGGTGAGCGGATTGCCGAGGAGCAGCTCGACCCGACGGTGATTGGGGGGGTATACCCGGATCGTCACGAAGACCGGCTGATGCTGTCTCTGGAAGATGCGCCGGAAATGCTGGTGGAAACGCTGTTGCAGGTCGAAGATCGCGGTTTCTATGAACACTGGGGAATCTCGCCGCGCAGTATCGCCCGGGCCATGCTGGTCAATATCAAGGCCGGTCGCACGGTGCAGGGCGGGAGCACACTCACCCAGCAGCTGGTTAAAAATACGCTGCTCACCAATGAGCGCAGCCTGTGGCGCAAAATGAAAGAGGCGGCGATGTCGCTGCTGACCGAAGTGCACTACAGCAAGGATGAGATTCTCGAGGCCTATCTCAACGAGGTGTATCTGGGGCAGGAGGGGAATCGCGCCATTCACGGTTTTGGTCTGGCCGCCCGGCACTACTTTAACCGGCCGCTTAAGGAACTGGACCTGTCTCAGGTCGCGGTGTTGGTGGGGCTGGTCAAAGGGCCCTCGTATTACAGTCCCTGGCGTCATCCTGAGCGGGCGATCTCGCGACGCAATATTGTGCTGGGTGAGCTGGCGGAAGAAGGCTGGCTGACGGAAGAGCAGTTGACCCTGTGGAAAAAAGAGCCGCTGGGCCTGTCGAAAAGCTCGGCGCTGGCGGGGGTGTATCCCGCCTACGTCGACCTAGTGCGTCGCCAGTTAAGCCGCGATTACGCCAGACAGGATTTACAGAAGAAAGGGCTGCGGATTTTTACGCCCTTTGATCCCACCCTGCAGCGGCGCGCCGAGGCGGCTACCAGCAAAGCTCTGAAGCAGCTCGAATCCCGCCAAAAGGATCTGCAGGTGGCAATGGTGGTCACCGCTGTGAACAGCGGCGATGTGGTGGCAGTTATCGGCGGACGCCAACCGCGCTATGCGGGTTTTAACCGTGCGCTGGATGCCCTTCGCCCGATTGGTTCGCTGGCTAAACCGGCGGTGTACCTCACGGCGCTCAACGAGCCCAACCGCTACACGCTGATGACCCCGCTGCGGGATGAGCCGCTGAGCGTACCGAATGCGGATGGCAGCCTGTGGAAACCGCAGAACTATGGGAAGAAAGCTCACGGTCGCGTGCCTTTGCACGAGGCGCTGTCGCATTCCTATAACCTGTCCACGGCCAATCTCGGCCTGGATGTCGGGCTGAGCAAGGTTATGGAGATGTTCAAGCGTCTGGGTGTGCACCGCCCCTTGCTGGAAGTACCCTCCATGCTGCTTGGTGCGGCGGCGCTGGCGCCGATTGAAGTGGCAGGGATGTATCAGACCATTGCGGCCGATGGTCGTTACACGCCGCTGCGCACGATCTATGCGGTCTCCGACGCCGACGGCAAACCGCTGGCGCGCTACCCGCAAAAGCCCCGGCAGGTGATCGATTCGGCGCCGGTGCATCTCTTGCAGTACGCCATGTTGGAAACCATGCGCGAGGGGACCGGCAAGACGGCCTACAACGTGCTGCCCAAAGACTATCGGGTGGCGGGAAAAACCGGCACCAGTAACGACACTCGCGACAGTTGGTTCGCAGGCTTTGCCGGGGATTATCTTGCCGTGGTGTGGATGGGGCTGGATAACAATGCCTCAACCGGTCTGACCGGGGCCAGCGGTGCACTGCGGGTTTGGCGTCAGTTTATGGCCGAGGCCAGCACGGAACAGATGCCGTTTATGCGCCAGTCCAATATCGAGTATGTGTGGGTGGACAGCGAGAGCGGCAGACTCAGTCAATCCTGGTGTGACGGGGCGCGCTATATGCCCTTTATCAAGGGCAGCGAACCACGTGATCGCGGCGGTTGCGCACCCGATGGCGAGAAGATGTTTAACTGGATAAAACAGCTCTTCGATTAA
- a CDS encoding TIGR00730 family Rossman fold protein: protein MSEKHPLRRANFPSAREDRHPHESEFPPAYRLAFADEDFLLRDELRGLRFHLELQKPEMILQEAGVESTIAVFGSARFLSPDDARTALEEAEASGDPARIRVAKRQQRNSHYYEQAQRLAELVTQHSLNCAESDQLYICTGGGPGIMEASNRGAQAAGGRSLGLNIVLPHEQQPNPYITPEFCFRFHYFGIRKMHFMLRARAVVVFPGGFGTMDELFEALTLIQTGKSREVPVILVGHEFWRQALNLEFLRDEGLISPEDVNLIKVVDTADQAWQEIIEHYEITPGQCPRC, encoded by the coding sequence ATGTCAGAGAAACACCCCCTACGCCGGGCCAACTTCCCTTCAGCACGGGAAGACCGGCACCCCCACGAGAGTGAATTCCCCCCCGCCTATCGTCTGGCCTTCGCCGATGAAGATTTCCTGCTGCGCGATGAACTCAGGGGATTGCGCTTTCACCTTGAGCTGCAGAAACCCGAAATGATCTTGCAGGAAGCCGGCGTGGAATCGACGATTGCCGTCTTCGGCAGCGCGCGCTTTCTATCTCCCGATGATGCCCGCACAGCGCTGGAAGAAGCCGAGGCCAGCGGCGACCCGGCCCGCATTCGCGTTGCCAAACGCCAGCAGCGCAACAGCCACTACTACGAACAGGCACAACGGCTGGCGGAACTAGTCACCCAACACTCGCTCAACTGCGCCGAGAGTGACCAACTGTATATCTGCACCGGCGGCGGCCCCGGCATTATGGAAGCGAGCAATCGCGGTGCACAGGCGGCAGGCGGACGTTCGCTCGGCTTGAATATCGTGCTGCCGCACGAACAGCAGCCCAACCCCTACATCACGCCGGAATTCTGCTTCCGCTTCCACTACTTCGGCATCCGCAAAATGCACTTCATGTTGCGCGCACGCGCCGTGGTCGTATTCCCCGGCGGTTTCGGCACCATGGACGAGCTGTTTGAAGCACTGACGCTTATCCAGACCGGCAAATCACGGGAGGTGCCGGTGATTCTGGTCGGACATGAGTTCTGGCGTCAGGCGCTTAACCTCGAGTTTCTTCGGGACGAAGGCCTGATCAGCCCGGAAGACGTCAACCTGATCAAAGTGGTCGACACCGCCGATCAAGCCTGGCAGGAAATTATCGAGCACTATGAAATTACGCCGGGGCAATGCCCCCGCTGCTAG
- a CDS encoding adenosine kinase: MKKYHVYGIGAALVDTEIQVQDSELQTMGVEKGLMTLVDEARQQELLDQLEGHLVHSKQASGGSGCNSVVAAAYFGAKGFYSCKVANDEFGEVFLNDIRAAGVDANFDDDRDHGQTGKCLVLISPDAERSMNTHLGISAELSVKELNEAALADSAYYYMEGYLVTSDTGRAAAIRGREVAEQNGVKTALSFSDPGMVEFFREGMAEMLGNGVDLLFCNEDEAKGWAQTDSIDDAVETLKAVAKTFAVTLGAKGALVFDGETLHSIAPYRVDAVDTNGAGDMFAGAFLYAISHGHDFATAGKLASRASAEVVSQYGPRLPGAAHSALRDEILSA; this comes from the coding sequence ATGAAAAAGTATCATGTTTACGGCATCGGCGCGGCGCTGGTGGACACCGAAATTCAGGTCCAGGACAGCGAACTGCAAACAATGGGCGTCGAGAAAGGCTTGATGACCCTGGTCGATGAAGCCCGCCAACAGGAGCTGTTGGACCAGCTCGAAGGCCATCTGGTTCACTCCAAACAGGCCAGCGGTGGCTCCGGCTGCAACTCGGTAGTGGCCGCCGCCTACTTTGGCGCCAAAGGCTTCTACTCCTGCAAAGTTGCCAATGACGAATTCGGAGAAGTTTTCCTGAACGATATCCGCGCGGCGGGTGTGGACGCCAACTTCGACGACGACCGCGATCACGGCCAAACCGGCAAGTGTCTGGTACTGATCAGCCCCGACGCCGAGCGCAGCATGAATACCCACCTGGGTATCAGCGCCGAGCTGTCGGTAAAAGAATTGAACGAGGCGGCGCTGGCCGATTCGGCCTACTACTACATGGAAGGTTATCTGGTCACCTCCGACACCGGCCGCGCCGCTGCCATTCGTGGCCGTGAAGTGGCGGAACAGAACGGCGTAAAAACCGCGCTGAGCTTTTCCGACCCCGGCATGGTGGAGTTTTTCCGCGAGGGTATGGCCGAGATGCTGGGTAACGGTGTCGACCTGTTGTTCTGCAATGAAGACGAAGCCAAAGGCTGGGCACAGACCGATTCCATCGACGATGCCGTGGAAACCCTGAAAGCCGTTGCCAAAACGTTCGCCGTTACCCTCGGTGCCAAGGGCGCGCTGGTGTTTGACGGTGAAACGCTGCACAGCATTGCGCCGTATCGGGTCGATGCCGTCGACACCAATGGCGCGGGCGATATGTTCGCCGGTGCCTTCCTCTACGCCATCAGCCACGGCCACGACTTTGCCACGGCAGGCAAACTCGCCAGCCGCGCCTCAGCCGAAGTCGTTTCGCAATACGGCCCGCGCCTTCCCGGTGCAGCCCACTCGGCTCTGCGCGACGAAATCCTCAGCGCCTGA